From one Thermomicrobiales bacterium genomic stretch:
- the ispD gene encoding 2-C-methyl-D-erythritol 4-phosphate cytidylyltransferase, which translates to MHEGIDNESTLPAGPVAAIVVAAGSGTRFGDSEKIFLDLAGRPLLLWSVERLARHRTIEQVVVVLGVHTHDRGRMLLDSAGLTGVVTCAGGATRADSARSGLARLPDAGIILVHDAARPLLDATLIDRVIAAARQTGAAIPVIPVSDTLHRRADRGVSGGVVDRDSLAAAQTPQAARRDWLANALSHTGQSTDEGGMLQQAGYPVALVAGDTRNLKITWPIDLVIARAIMAAGEEAE; encoded by the coding sequence GTGCATGAGGGAATCGACAACGAATCGACGCTGCCTGCCGGGCCAGTTGCCGCGATTGTCGTTGCGGCCGGCTCGGGCACACGCTTCGGTGACAGTGAGAAGATCTTTCTCGATCTGGCGGGCCGGCCGCTTCTACTCTGGTCAGTGGAGCGCCTGGCTCGGCACCGGACAATTGAACAGGTGGTCGTGGTTCTCGGCGTACACACCCACGACCGCGGGAGAATGCTGCTCGATAGCGCAGGACTGACAGGTGTTGTGACCTGCGCTGGCGGCGCGACCCGGGCGGACTCCGCGCGATCCGGACTGGCGCGCCTGCCTGACGCCGGCATCATCCTCGTCCACGATGCTGCCCGTCCCTTGCTGGACGCTACACTGATCGACCGGGTCATCGCCGCCGCTCGCCAGACCGGCGCTGCGATCCCGGTCATCCCGGTCAGCGACACCCTGCACCGGAGAGCGGACAGGGGTGTCTCTGGCGGGGTTGTCGATCGAGACTCGCTGGCGGCCGCGCAGACACCCCAGGCTGCGCGGCGCGACTGGCTCGCGAACGCGCTCAGTCACACCGGCCAGTCAACCGACGAAGGGGGCATGTTGCAGCAGGCTGGATATCCTGTCGCGCTGGTGGCCGGGGACACACGCAACCTGAAAATCACCTGGCCAATCGACCTCGTCATCGCGCGAGCGATCATGGCTGCCGGAGAGGAGGCTGAATGA
- a CDS encoding stage V sporulation protein S, translated as MVKVEQRNGEVLKVSARSRPSAVAGAIAGVVRESGRAEVQAIGAGATNQAVKAVAIARDYLQETGIEAICLPAFIDVTIDNEDRTAIRLIVEPR; from the coding sequence ATCGTCAAGGTTGAGCAGCGCAACGGCGAAGTCCTGAAGGTATCCGCGCGTTCCCGGCCCAGCGCCGTCGCTGGCGCAATCGCGGGCGTCGTACGCGAGTCCGGGCGAGCCGAGGTGCAAGCCATCGGCGCCGGGGCCACGAATCAGGCAGTCAAGGCGGTTGCGATCGCGCGTGACTACCTCCAGGAAACCGGCATCGAGGCGATCTGCCTCCCCGCCTTCATCGACGTCACGATCGACAATGAGGACCGCACGGCCATCCGACTGATCGTTGAGCCGCGATAG
- the ispF gene encoding 2-C-methyl-D-erythritol 2,4-cyclodiphosphate synthase, whose protein sequence is MIRVGIGYDIHRYAAGRRMVLCGVEFLDEEGLEGHSDADAALHAVTDAILGAAGMGDIGDHFPPGVEAWRDADSGRLLELAIDIVRSRFTLVNIDLTIIGERPKVAPRRADMRIRLATLTGLPAERVNIKATTNEQLGAIGRGEGLAALAVALLEERTGT, encoded by the coding sequence ATGATTCGCGTCGGTATCGGCTACGATATTCATCGCTATGCCGCCGGCCGGCGCATGGTGCTCTGCGGAGTGGAGTTCCTCGACGAGGAGGGGCTCGAAGGTCATTCCGACGCCGACGCAGCGCTGCACGCCGTGACCGACGCGATTCTCGGCGCGGCCGGCATGGGCGACATCGGGGACCACTTCCCGCCGGGTGTTGAGGCGTGGCGCGACGCCGATAGCGGCCGGCTGCTGGAACTGGCGATCGACATCGTTCGATCGCGCTTCACGTTGGTGAATATCGACCTGACGATCATCGGCGAGCGCCCCAAGGTGGCGCCCCGCCGCGCCGACATGCGCATACGACTAGCAACGCTCACGGGATTGCCGGCCGAGCGTGTCAACATCAAGGCAACGACGAACGAACAACTGGGGGCGATTGGCCGCGGCGAAGGGCTCGCCGCGCTGGCCGTCGCGCTGCTGGAGGAGCGGACAGGGACATGA
- a CDS encoding PHP domain-containing protein yields MTSPRPRRADFHTHSTASDGTLAPADLVYQASRRGLTILALTDHDTTLGLAPAMAAAADLGIRLIPGIELSTDVEHGEIHILGYGIDPADATLQTTLATLRQARESRIDRMVAQLRSIGITLNRDAIQPNTPGGSIGRPHVARAMVDAGYVTSVPEAFARFIGNGRPGYVPSQRLTPAEAVRLIVAAGGLAFHAHPLTSPLFPGNLDDLIAAGLAGLEAYYGEYTPSQCKRLAAIGRAHRLLLSGGSDYHGDQLKHGRDLGEVDIPDRVTQALLAALAARTRHGLS; encoded by the coding sequence GTGACAAGCCCGCGTCCTCGCCGGGCGGATTTTCACACTCATTCGACGGCATCCGACGGAACTCTCGCCCCCGCCGATCTGGTTTACCAGGCCTCCCGGCGGGGGCTCACTATTCTGGCGTTGACCGATCACGACACGACGCTCGGGCTGGCTCCGGCGATGGCGGCCGCTGCCGACCTGGGCATCAGGCTGATCCCGGGGATCGAGCTATCGACCGATGTCGAGCACGGCGAGATCCATATCCTCGGGTACGGTATCGACCCGGCCGACGCCACGCTCCAGACGACACTGGCGACCTTACGACAGGCGCGCGAGTCTCGCATCGACCGGATGGTGGCGCAGCTGCGGTCTATCGGCATCACCCTGAACCGGGATGCGATCCAGCCAAACACGCCCGGCGGATCGATTGGCCGCCCACATGTCGCGCGCGCAATGGTTGACGCTGGCTATGTTACGTCTGTCCCGGAAGCATTCGCGCGCTTCATCGGCAATGGCAGACCAGGCTATGTTCCCTCGCAACGGCTGACACCAGCCGAAGCAGTCCGCCTCATCGTCGCCGCGGGCGGGCTGGCCTTCCACGCCCACCCGCTGACGTCGCCCCTCTTCCCAGGCAATCTGGACGATCTCATCGCCGCGGGGCTGGCCGGCCTCGAGGCATATTATGGTGAGTACACTCCATCCCAATGCAAGCGGCTCGCCGCGATCGGGCGGGCGCACAGGCTGCTCCTCAGCGGCGGGAGTGACTACCACGGCGACCAGCTCAAGCACGGGCGCGACCTCGGCGAGGTAGACATCCCCGATCGTGTGACGCAGGCGTTGCTCGCGGCACTCGCCGCTCGCACGCGGCACGGGCTGAGTTGA
- the dtd gene encoding D-aminoacyl-tRNA deacylase, which yields MRAVVQRVRRASVNVGDERVAEIGHGLLVLLGVHTGDTAAEGRQLAAKIANLRIFADEAGKMNLSALDLGLEILVVSQFTLYGDVRKGRRPSFVTAAPPDIASPLVDLVAAECRAFGLAVSTGVFGAEMQIGLVNDGPVTIWIDTTNLPR from the coding sequence ATGAGAGCGGTCGTCCAGCGAGTGCGACGGGCGTCGGTCAATGTCGGCGACGAGCGAGTTGCGGAAATCGGCCACGGGCTGTTGGTCCTGCTCGGCGTCCACACCGGGGATACTGCGGCGGAAGGACGACAACTGGCCGCGAAGATCGCCAACCTGCGGATCTTTGCCGATGAGGCCGGCAAGATGAATCTTTCAGCGCTCGATCTGGGGCTGGAGATCCTCGTTGTCTCTCAGTTCACCCTCTATGGCGATGTTCGCAAAGGGCGTCGTCCGTCGTTTGTCACCGCTGCGCCGCCCGATATTGCCTCGCCGTTGGTCGATCTCGTCGCCGCCGAGTGTCGGGCATTCGGGCTGGCGGTTTCCACCGGTGTTTTCGGAGCTGAGATGCAGATCGGGCTCGTCAACGACGGGCCAGTGACGATCTGGATCGACACCACCAACCTCCCTCGCTAA